A genomic segment from Candidatus Hydrogenedentota bacterium encodes:
- a CDS encoding LysR family transcriptional regulator: MPSPNVRYKHNRLLQLRGFCHAARTGSMSKAAEKLYLSQPSVSLQVQALERELGVKLFERRGPRIELTPDGQLLFELARPLVDGIDAVADDFRARRQSVDRGRVDIAAGGSTILYVLPKFVEAFVKAHPRIELKIHNVTGQAGLALLRDREVDFCVGPLLEIPGDIAFHPIVSYEPLLITALDHPLAKRKRVTLADISKFPLILPPRTLSTWRIVESEFTKHGLPHNVKLEVGGWEVIKTYVELGLGISIVMSICITGDEKLAVIPVSKWFPNRTYGVVLRKGRAVSPQARRFIEIMGPAV; this comes from the coding sequence ATGCCGTCGCCGAACGTTCGCTATAAACACAACCGGCTTCTACAGTTACGCGGATTCTGCCACGCCGCCCGAACGGGCAGCATGTCAAAGGCCGCCGAGAAACTATACCTATCGCAACCGTCTGTATCACTCCAGGTCCAGGCGCTCGAGCGCGAGCTGGGCGTCAAACTGTTCGAGCGCCGCGGTCCCAGGATCGAGTTGACGCCCGACGGGCAACTCCTTTTCGAGTTGGCGCGGCCATTGGTCGACGGGATTGACGCCGTCGCCGACGACTTCCGCGCGCGCCGGCAGTCGGTGGACCGGGGGCGCGTGGATATCGCCGCGGGCGGGTCCACGATTCTCTATGTGCTGCCCAAGTTTGTCGAAGCGTTCGTCAAGGCGCACCCGCGAATCGAACTGAAAATCCACAACGTCACCGGCCAGGCCGGGCTTGCGCTGCTGCGCGACCGCGAGGTGGACTTCTGTGTCGGCCCATTGCTCGAGATTCCCGGCGATATCGCGTTCCATCCCATCGTTTCATACGAGCCCCTGCTCATCACCGCGCTCGACCACCCGCTCGCGAAGCGCAAGCGCGTCACCCTCGCGGACATCAGCAAGTTTCCGCTCATTCTGCCGCCGCGCACCTTGAGCACGTGGCGCATCGTTGAAAGCGAATTCACCAAACACGGCCTGCCGCACAACGTTAAACTCGAAGTTGGCGGCTGGGAAGTGATCAAGACCTACGTCGAGCTCGGCCTCGGCATCTCGATCGTCATGAGCATCTGCATCACGGGCGACGAGAAACTCGCCGTCATCCCCGTCAGCAAGTGGTTTCCCAATCGCACGTACGGCGTCGTGCTCCGCAAAGGCCGCGCCGTCTCGCCGCAGGCCCGGCGCTTCATCGAG
- the aceB gene encoding malate synthase A encodes MAVATGSLNLLQKEGIAIRASLSPDFESILTPDALRFVARLVRLAEPRRQELLARRASRQRAFDAGQLPDFLPETNSVRDGDWTIAPTPADLQDRRVEITGPVDRKMVINALNSGAKMFMADFEDSHSPTWDGTIEGQINMRDAVDRTITYRSPEGKSYKLNETIATLLVRPRGWHLNEKHFIVDGKPAPGGIFDFGLYFFHNAKNLIARGTGPYFYLPKLESHLEARLWNDVFCLAQDELGIPRSTIKATVLIETIPAAFEMDEILYELREHSAGLNCGRWDYIFSCIKRFKNHPARVFPDRAQVTMTTHFMHSYSLLAIKTCHRRGAHAIGGMAAQIPIKNDPAANEAALAKVRADKTREATDGHDGTWVAHPGLVPIAMEEFDKVMKTPNQIHRMREDVNVTAADLLAMPEGQITEHGLRVNASVGIQYMEAWLRGTGCVPLYNLMEDAATAEISRAQVWQWVHNPRGVLNDGRKVTIELFRQIVKEELEKIRIEVGDTRYSGGKYELAARMFDEIIANEQLEEFLTLRAYEQLD; translated from the coding sequence ATGGCCGTCGCTACCGGGTCGCTTAATCTGCTCCAAAAAGAAGGAATCGCCATCCGCGCGTCCCTGTCGCCGGACTTCGAATCCATCCTCACCCCGGACGCGCTGCGTTTCGTGGCGCGCCTGGTTCGGCTCGCGGAGCCGCGCCGCCAGGAATTGTTGGCCCGGCGCGCCTCGCGCCAGCGCGCGTTCGACGCGGGCCAGCTTCCCGACTTTTTACCCGAGACCAATAGCGTTCGCGACGGCGATTGGACAATCGCGCCGACGCCCGCGGACCTGCAGGACCGACGCGTCGAGATAACCGGACCGGTCGATCGCAAGATGGTCATCAACGCGTTGAACAGCGGCGCGAAGATGTTCATGGCCGATTTCGAGGACTCCCACTCGCCCACGTGGGACGGGACCATCGAAGGCCAGATCAACATGCGCGATGCGGTTGATCGCACAATCACATACCGCAGCCCCGAGGGCAAATCCTACAAACTGAACGAGACTATTGCGACACTGCTCGTTCGTCCCCGCGGCTGGCACCTCAACGAAAAGCACTTTATTGTCGACGGGAAGCCGGCGCCCGGAGGCATTTTCGATTTCGGACTGTATTTCTTCCACAACGCGAAGAACCTGATCGCGCGCGGAACGGGCCCGTATTTCTACCTTCCGAAGCTGGAAAGCCATCTTGAAGCGCGCTTGTGGAACGATGTGTTTTGTCTGGCGCAGGACGAACTGGGCATCCCGCGCAGTACGATCAAGGCGACGGTGCTGATCGAGACAATTCCCGCCGCGTTCGAAATGGACGAAATCCTGTACGAACTGCGCGAACACTCCGCGGGGCTGAACTGCGGGCGGTGGGACTACATTTTCAGTTGCATCAAGCGGTTCAAGAACCATCCGGCACGCGTGTTTCCGGATCGCGCGCAGGTCACGATGACCACGCATTTCATGCACTCCTATTCGTTGCTCGCGATCAAGACGTGCCACCGCCGCGGCGCGCACGCGATTGGGGGGATGGCGGCGCAGATACCGATCAAGAACGACCCCGCCGCAAACGAGGCGGCGCTCGCGAAGGTGCGCGCGGACAAGACGCGCGAGGCCACGGACGGTCACGACGGCACGTGGGTCGCGCACCCCGGTCTTGTTCCCATCGCGATGGAAGAATTCGACAAGGTGATGAAAACGCCGAACCAGATTCATCGCATGCGGGAGGACGTCAACGTGACCGCGGCGGACTTGCTTGCCATGCCCGAGGGGCAGATTACGGAGCACGGCCTGCGCGTAAATGCGAGTGTGGGCATTCAATACATGGAAGCGTGGCTGCGCGGGACGGGGTGCGTACCGTTGTACAACCTCATGGAAGACGCGGCGACGGCGGAAATCTCGCGCGCTCAAGTGTGGCAATGGGTGCACAACCCGCGCGGCGTGCTGAACGACGGGCGCAAAGTAACGATCGAGCTTTTTCGCCAGATTGTGAAGGAAGAGTTGGAGAAGATTCGCATCGAAGTCGGCGATACGCGGTACTCCGGCGGAAAGTACGAGTTGGCCGCGCGCATGTTTGACGAAATCATTGCGAATGAGCAGTTGGAAGAATTCTTGACCTTGCGGGCATACGAGCAGTTGGACTGA
- the aceA gene encoding isocitrate lyase, with protein MRTVEEMAVALEERVIRHDIDRDEARELRRSWENDERWKGTVRPYSAEDVLRFRGTVKIDYTFAEMGAERLWHLLHTEEYIPALGAMSGNQAVQQVEAGLQAIYLSGWQVAADANLADQMYPDQSLYPCNSVPAVVRKINNALRRADQIQVLDGRKHGPYWYAPIIADAEAGFGGPLNAHELMKAMIEAGAAGVHFEDQLASAKKCGHMGGKVLVPTQEFIVKLIAARLAADICGVPTLLVARTDADSAKLLTSDIDPRDRPFLTGDRTSEGFYTIKGGTDMAIARGLAYAPYADMIWCETSTPNLEEAKKFAEGIHAKYPGKLLSYNCSPSFNWKRNLDEGTIAHFQRELGAMGYKFQFVTLAGFHSLNLGMFNLARSYKTEGMAAYSRFQEKEFKYEKGSGYMATTHQKFVGTGYFDRIMEAISGGASSVTALDGSTEEAQFEKGGNGKH; from the coding sequence ATGAGAACAGTCGAGGAAATGGCCGTCGCACTTGAAGAACGCGTGATTCGTCACGACATTGATCGGGACGAAGCGCGCGAGTTGCGAAGGAGTTGGGAAAACGACGAGCGTTGGAAGGGCACCGTTCGTCCGTATTCCGCGGAGGACGTACTGCGGTTCCGCGGAACGGTCAAGATTGACTACACCTTCGCGGAAATGGGTGCGGAGCGGCTTTGGCATTTGCTCCACACCGAGGAATACATTCCCGCGCTCGGCGCGATGTCCGGCAACCAGGCCGTGCAACAAGTCGAAGCCGGGCTGCAGGCGATCTACCTCAGCGGTTGGCAGGTTGCGGCGGACGCCAACCTCGCGGACCAGATGTATCCCGATCAGAGTCTGTATCCGTGTAACAGCGTGCCCGCGGTTGTGCGCAAGATCAACAATGCGTTGCGCCGCGCGGACCAAATCCAGGTGCTTGACGGCCGCAAGCACGGGCCATACTGGTACGCGCCGATCATCGCAGACGCCGAGGCCGGATTCGGCGGGCCGCTGAACGCGCACGAGCTGATGAAAGCGATGATCGAAGCCGGCGCCGCGGGCGTACATTTCGAGGACCAGCTTGCGTCCGCGAAAAAGTGCGGTCACATGGGCGGCAAAGTGCTTGTGCCCACGCAGGAATTCATTGTGAAGTTGATCGCCGCGCGCCTCGCCGCGGACATCTGCGGCGTGCCAACGCTGCTCGTTGCGCGCACGGATGCGGACTCGGCGAAGCTGCTCACGTCCGACATCGACCCGCGCGACCGGCCGTTCCTCACCGGTGACCGCACGTCGGAGGGCTTTTACACGATCAAGGGCGGCACGGACATGGCCATAGCACGCGGTCTCGCGTACGCGCCGTATGCGGATATGATCTGGTGCGAGACATCAACGCCGAATCTCGAGGAGGCGAAGAAGTTCGCGGAAGGCATTCATGCGAAATACCCGGGAAAGCTGTTGAGTTACAACTGCTCGCCGTCATTCAACTGGAAGCGCAACCTCGACGAAGGCACGATTGCGCACTTCCAGCGCGAGTTGGGCGCGATGGGATACAAATTCCAGTTCGTCACCCTTGCCGGGTTCCATTCGCTCAACCTGGGCATGTTCAACCTGGCGCGCAGCTACAAAACTGAGGGCATGGCGGCGTACTCGCGGTTCCAGGAAAAAGAGTTCAAGTACGAAAAAGGCAGCGGCTATATGGCCACCACGCACCAAAAGTTTGTCGGCACCGGCTACTTCGACCGCATCATGGAAGCCATCTCCGGCGGCGCGTCGTCGGTCACCGCCCTCGACGGCTCGACCGAAGAAGCCCAATTCGAAAAAGGCGGCAACGGCAAACACTGA
- a CDS encoding BrnT family toxin, producing the protein MVFEWDPAKARRNYAKHGVTFHQALSAFGDPFAVAFPDLEHSDKEAQYVTFGYSIDGLLLAVVHVENGPFTRIISARYATRRERRLYEEG; encoded by the coding sequence ATAGTGTTTGAGTGGGATCCGGCAAAGGCGCGCAGAAATTATGCGAAACATGGTGTGACTTTTCATCAGGCGCTATCGGCATTCGGCGATCCGTTTGCGGTCGCCTTTCCCGATTTGGAACACTCGGATAAGGAAGCTCAATACGTTACTTTTGGCTACTCGATCGATGGCCTGCTCCTTGCGGTAGTGCATGTCGAGAATGGGCCGTTTACCAGGATAATCAGTGCGCGATATGCTACGCGGCGCGAAAGGCGGTTGTATGAAGAAGGCTAA
- a CDS encoding alanine--glyoxylate aminotransferase family protein, with amino-acid sequence MIDSFHPPQRTLMGPGPSDVNPRVLAAMARPTLGHLDPEFIRMMDEVKALLKYAFQTQNEMTFAVSAPGSAGMECCFVNLVEPGDTVVVCQNGVFGGRMKENVERCGGTAVMVQDTWGEPVDPEKVEAALKAHPETKIVAFVHAETSTGARSDAKAIVALAQQYGALTIMDAVTSLGGIPVTIDEWGVDAVYSGSQKCLSCSPGLSPVSFGARAIEKVKARTRKVQSWFLDLQLVMAYWGGEGKRAYHHTAPINLLYGLHEALVILQEEGLENAWARHARNHQALRAGFEAMGLEFVVREEFRLPQLNAVSVPEGVDEAAVRAALLKDYSLEIGAGLGAMAGKIWRVGLMGHASNSKNVYTCLGAMDAVLSAMDAPIRSGVAVAEAKAVYEGAGVPPRT; translated from the coding sequence ATGATTGATTCCTTTCACCCTCCACAACGCACGCTCATGGGGCCCGGCCCCTCCGATGTAAATCCGCGGGTGTTGGCGGCGATGGCTCGTCCCACGCTGGGGCACCTCGATCCCGAGTTCATTCGGATGATGGACGAGGTGAAGGCGTTGTTGAAGTATGCGTTTCAGACGCAAAACGAGATGACATTTGCGGTGTCGGCCCCGGGGTCGGCGGGGATGGAGTGTTGCTTCGTGAATCTCGTCGAGCCGGGAGACACCGTCGTGGTATGCCAGAACGGCGTGTTTGGCGGGCGGATGAAGGAGAACGTCGAGCGCTGCGGCGGCACCGCCGTCATGGTGCAGGACACGTGGGGTGAGCCGGTCGATCCGGAAAAGGTCGAAGCGGCACTAAAGGCGCACCCGGAGACGAAGATCGTCGCGTTTGTGCACGCGGAAACGTCCACGGGCGCGCGGTCGGACGCGAAGGCGATTGTGGCGTTGGCGCAACAGTACGGCGCGCTGACGATTATGGACGCGGTGACGTCGCTCGGCGGAATACCCGTGACGATAGACGAATGGGGCGTAGACGCGGTGTACTCGGGATCGCAGAAGTGTCTTTCATGTTCGCCGGGATTGTCGCCGGTGAGCTTTGGCGCACGGGCGATCGAAAAGGTCAAGGCGCGCACCCGTAAAGTGCAGAGTTGGTTTCTCGATTTGCAGTTAGTAATGGCGTACTGGGGTGGCGAAGGCAAGCGCGCGTACCATCACACGGCGCCAATCAATTTGCTCTACGGCCTTCACGAGGCGCTCGTAATCTTGCAGGAAGAGGGACTCGAAAACGCGTGGGCGCGGCATGCGCGCAACCATCAGGCGTTGCGCGCGGGGTTCGAGGCGATGGGGCTCGAGTTCGTGGTTCGCGAGGAGTTTCGCTTGCCGCAGTTGAACGCGGTGAGCGTGCCGGAGGGCGTCGACGAAGCGGCTGTGCGCGCGGCGTTGTTGAAGGATTATTCGCTGGAGATTGGCGCGGGTCTTGGCGCGATGGCAGGGAAAATCTGGCGCGTGGGGCTGATGGGGCATGCGTCGAACTCAAAGAATGTGTATACGTGCTTGGGGGCAATGGACGCGGTGTTGAGCGCCATGGACGCGCCGATTCGATCGGGCGTAGCGGTTGCGGAGGCGAAGGCAGTGTATGAGGGGGCGGGGGTGCCGCCAAGGACGTAA
- a CDS encoding P-loop NTPase — protein sequence MLDQAVILNSMRHIIDPDLGRDIVSLGFIKNLKIEGGDVSFTVELTTHACPVKDSFRTRCEEAVRALPGVTSVTVAMGAMERKERPGSGINTLENVNAVIAVSSCKGGVGKSTVAAHLARAMVREGLKVGLLDADVYGPSVPTLFGIHQPNVSMLNNMIQPIDVEGLKVMSLGFLLGDQPAVLRGPIVSGYITQILRQTGWGELDYLVIDMPPGTGDIQLTIVQQASLDGAIIVTTPQALSLVDVARGILMFEKVAVPVLGVVENMTSFQCRDCGSVHHPFGRGKSTLQERFGLQTLAELPIVPGVSDLARPDAGAEIEELARLAENVHRAIGKSRIETEARPEVSYADGYIHIKWPDGEEDDIPPYNLRCACPCAACVDEYTGQPLLDPNSIPRDIQPQSIQPLGNYAVSIAWSDGHSSGIFAWDFLRHFAQRLAQANA from the coding sequence ATGCTCGATCAAGCCGTCATCCTGAATTCCATGCGCCACATCATCGATCCTGACCTCGGGCGCGACATCGTATCGTTGGGATTCATCAAGAACCTCAAGATCGAGGGCGGCGACGTCAGCTTCACCGTTGAACTTACCACGCACGCCTGTCCCGTGAAGGATTCATTCAGAACGCGCTGCGAAGAGGCCGTGCGCGCGTTGCCGGGCGTCACCTCCGTCACCGTCGCGATGGGCGCGATGGAACGCAAAGAACGCCCCGGCTCGGGCATCAATACGCTCGAGAACGTCAATGCGGTAATCGCCGTCTCCTCGTGCAAAGGCGGCGTCGGCAAATCCACGGTCGCCGCGCACCTCGCGCGCGCGATGGTCCGTGAAGGGCTCAAAGTCGGTCTGCTCGACGCCGACGTGTACGGCCCGTCCGTACCCACGCTTTTCGGCATCCACCAGCCAAACGTCTCGATGCTCAATAACATGATCCAACCAATCGATGTCGAAGGCCTGAAGGTCATGTCGCTCGGTTTTCTACTCGGCGATCAGCCGGCCGTCCTGCGAGGGCCAATCGTCTCCGGTTACATCACCCAGATTCTGCGCCAGACCGGCTGGGGCGAACTCGACTATCTCGTCATCGACATGCCGCCCGGCACCGGTGACATTCAACTCACGATCGTGCAACAAGCATCGCTCGACGGCGCGATTATCGTGACTACACCTCAGGCGCTATCGCTCGTGGACGTCGCGCGCGGTATTCTGATGTTCGAAAAAGTCGCCGTACCCGTGCTCGGCGTCGTCGAGAATATGACTTCGTTCCAATGCCGCGACTGCGGAAGCGTCCATCATCCCTTCGGACGCGGCAAGAGCACGCTGCAGGAACGCTTCGGATTGCAGACGCTTGCCGAACTCCCCATCGTCCCCGGAGTCTCCGACCTCGCGCGGCCCGACGCCGGCGCGGAGATCGAGGAATTGGCGCGGCTTGCGGAAAACGTGCACCGCGCCATCGGCAAGAGCCGCATCGAAACCGAAGCCCGGCCCGAGGTGTCGTACGCGGACGGCTACATCCATATTAAATGGCCCGACGGCGAGGAGGACGACATTCCGCCCTACAACCTGCGCTGCGCCTGTCCCTGCGCCGCATGCGTCGACGAATACACCGGCCAGCCGCTGCTCGATCCAAACTCAATACCCCGCGACATCCAACCCCAATCGATCCAGCCCCTCGGCAACTACGCCGTCTCCATCGCCTGGTCCGACGGCCACTCCTCCGGCATCTTCGCCTGGGATTTCCTGCGTCATTTCGCGCAACGCCTCGCGCAAGCAAACGCATAG
- a CDS encoding alpha/beta fold hydrolase, translated as MSQSERKARAMEALLAHPYTAPVWLRNAHAQTVWAPLFRRTPSVSRRIERVDTPDGDFLDLHITDGMDGKPAVLLLHGLEGSAESKYILGMHQKLHAIGWTAVTMEFRGCSREMNRARRLYHSGETTDLAFVAARVASAYRRVHLAGFSLGGNVLAKWLGESADAVPSNVCSAAVVSVPFDLTVSGPNIDRVMGGFYSRHFLRGLIGKAIAKERQYPGCVDIARVRAARKLVEFDNYGTAVLHGFRDADHYYRSQRSGQFLDKVQIPLLLLSAADDPFNPASTLPRETASLSDCLHPLFTERGGHVGFVHGTPFRARYWAEEQLVRFFQLYDDWAHDGE; from the coding sequence GTGTCCCAATCCGAACGCAAAGCGCGAGCGATGGAAGCATTGCTCGCGCACCCCTATACCGCGCCGGTGTGGTTACGCAATGCGCACGCGCAGACCGTCTGGGCGCCGCTTTTCCGGCGCACGCCGAGCGTTTCCCGGCGGATCGAGCGCGTCGACACACCCGATGGCGACTTCCTGGACCTTCATATCACGGACGGCATGGACGGAAAGCCGGCGGTTCTCTTGCTGCACGGGCTGGAGGGCAGCGCCGAATCGAAGTACATCCTTGGCATGCATCAGAAGCTTCATGCCATCGGTTGGACGGCGGTCACGATGGAGTTTCGCGGGTGCAGCCGGGAAATGAACCGAGCGCGACGCCTGTATCATTCCGGCGAGACGACGGACCTTGCATTCGTAGCGGCGCGTGTCGCGTCGGCGTATCGACGCGTGCATCTCGCCGGGTTCTCGCTCGGTGGCAACGTGCTGGCCAAATGGTTGGGCGAATCGGCGGACGCGGTGCCGTCAAACGTTTGCTCGGCGGCGGTGGTTTCGGTGCCTTTCGATCTGACCGTTTCCGGGCCGAACATCGATCGTGTCATGGGCGGGTTCTATTCGCGCCATTTTCTTCGGGGTCTCATTGGCAAGGCAATCGCGAAGGAGCGACAGTATCCCGGATGTGTCGACATTGCGCGCGTGAGGGCGGCGCGGAAGCTCGTCGAGTTCGACAACTACGGAACCGCCGTGCTGCACGGATTTCGCGATGCGGACCATTACTACCGATCGCAGCGTTCCGGGCAGTTTCTCGACAAGGTGCAAATACCACTGCTGCTGCTGAGCGCGGCCGACGATCCGTTCAATCCCGCCTCAACGCTTCCGCGGGAAACCGCCAGTTTGTCCGACTGTCTCCATCCGTTGTTCACCGAACGCGGGGGGCACGTGGGATTCGTGCACGGCACGCCGTTTCGCGCACGGTACTGGGCGGAGGAGCAGCTTGTTCGGTTCTTTCAACTGTACGACGACTGGGCACACGACGGAGAGTGA
- a CDS encoding class I SAM-dependent methyltransferase, which yields MSKRITALAQYHYINTIDARDHEVRLMNYGWIDPETRAPSMPLDSEDEPDRHALQLYHRVVSGVDLRDKDVLEVGCGRGGGAAYIAKYLGPRLVHGMDFCPSSVAFCSAYWKRPCLTFSVGSAERLKQSDGSFDAIVNVESSHCYVNMRGFVSHSFRVLRPGGHMLFADFRHAGLIDALREDLLRPGFEMIEEECLNPGVMLALDADDERKRAFIEARVHKRRMQMFEMFAAVKGSPLYCAFESGDAHYVRFVLRKPDTPSSSE from the coding sequence ATGTCCAAGCGAATCACGGCGCTCGCGCAGTATCACTACATCAATACCATCGACGCTCGGGATCACGAAGTCCGGTTGATGAACTACGGCTGGATAGATCCGGAAACGCGCGCGCCATCCATGCCGCTCGACTCGGAAGACGAACCCGACCGCCATGCGCTGCAACTCTACCATCGCGTGGTGTCCGGCGTGGACTTGCGCGATAAGGACGTGCTGGAAGTGGGGTGCGGGCGCGGCGGCGGCGCGGCGTACATTGCCAAATACCTGGGGCCGCGCCTGGTTCACGGCATGGATTTCTGTCCGTCGTCCGTGGCGTTCTGCTCGGCGTACTGGAAGCGGCCCTGCCTGACATTTTCCGTCGGCTCCGCCGAACGCCTGAAGCAGTCCGACGGATCGTTCGACGCCATAGTGAACGTCGAGTCTTCGCATTGCTACGTGAACATGCGCGGTTTTGTGTCGCATTCGTTCCGCGTATTGCGTCCTGGCGGGCACATGCTTTTCGCGGATTTTCGGCATGCCGGTCTGATCGATGCATTGCGTGAAGACTTGTTGCGGCCCGGGTTCGAGATGATAGAGGAGGAGTGTCTCAACCCTGGCGTGATGCTGGCCTTGGATGCGGACGACGAGCGAAAGCGCGCATTTATTGAGGCAAGGGTCCACAAGCGGCGCATGCAGATGTTCGAGATGTTTGCCGCCGTAAAAGGGTCGCCGTTGTATTGCGCCTTTGAATCGGGCGACGCGCACTACGTGCGGTTCGTGCTTCGCAAGCCCGATACCCCGAGCAGTTCCGAGTAA
- a CDS encoding DUF1080 domain-containing protein, producing the protein MRCILRLLVLFASLPITQAIAADDDGVMGIWEGKFTTPGWESRTLKAKIWGVKSGMWDGVLTVFDKDTVDGEGKISDDNQDKTFAFTGVVSLDGEYFVTATANEGTMRGELTPGRESKKGTIKPSRKSGAPAAFELKRVQVKPPSLGAAPPEGAIVLLAPGKELDAWIADPPKWGRTAEGGMQVSNPRLITTQEFGSCKIHLEFVTPYMPNEGVGSQARGNSGVYVQGRYEIQVLDSFGAAPQNNLCGGIYKIAAPLADAVLPPLTVQTYDIEFHAPKFDAQGKKTSDAELTALHNGVLVHDRLKLPNATPGGVSEVEAPTGPLLLQHHGDPVEYRNIWIQPIQE; encoded by the coding sequence ATGAGATGCATTCTACGTCTACTGGTGTTATTTGCGTCGTTGCCGATTACGCAGGCCATCGCTGCGGACGACGACGGCGTGATGGGAATCTGGGAGGGCAAGTTTACGACGCCGGGCTGGGAATCCAGAACCCTCAAGGCGAAGATATGGGGAGTCAAGTCCGGCATGTGGGACGGTGTCCTGACCGTGTTCGATAAAGACACGGTGGACGGTGAGGGAAAGATTTCAGACGATAATCAGGACAAGACGTTCGCGTTCACCGGCGTCGTATCGCTTGATGGCGAGTACTTTGTCACCGCGACGGCAAACGAAGGGACGATGAGGGGAGAGCTTACTCCGGGACGGGAGAGCAAGAAGGGTACGATTAAGCCTAGCAGGAAGTCGGGCGCTCCTGCCGCCTTCGAGTTGAAGCGCGTCCAAGTGAAGCCGCCATCGCTCGGGGCTGCGCCGCCGGAGGGTGCGATCGTGTTGTTGGCGCCGGGAAAAGAACTCGATGCGTGGATCGCCGATCCGCCGAAATGGGGGCGCACGGCGGAGGGCGGCATGCAGGTTTCCAATCCGCGATTGATCACGACGCAGGAGTTCGGTAGCTGCAAAATCCACTTAGAGTTCGTTACGCCGTATATGCCGAACGAAGGCGTGGGCAGCCAGGCGCGCGGAAACAGCGGCGTTTACGTGCAGGGGCGGTACGAGATTCAGGTGCTCGACAGTTTTGGCGCGGCGCCGCAGAACAATTTATGCGGCGGCATCTACAAAATCGCGGCGCCGCTGGCGGATGCCGTACTTCCACCGCTGACAGTGCAAACGTACGACATCGAGTTTCACGCGCCAAAGTTCGACGCGCAAGGCAAGAAGACGTCGGACGCGGAACTGACGGCCTTACACAACGGAGTACTGGTCCACGACCGCCTTAAGCTGCCGAATGCGACACCCGGCGGCGTAAGCGAGGTCGAAGCGCCGACCGGCCCGCTACTGCTGCAACACCACGGCGATCCGGTCGAATACCGAAATATTTGGATTCAGCCGATTCAGGAATGA
- a CDS encoding glycosyltransferase family 2 protein, with translation MMADAAEVHTGQGRLTAVPRLSIVIPAYNEAARIGATLIDIHAYLVRQSHASEIIVVDDGSADATAEIVRAGFPAVQVISYRENRGKGYAVRTGMLAAKGDIRLFFDADGSTPIDELDKAIPFIDGGADIVIGSRMVQGANVLVHQRWVREHVGRLFNVLLLALGLTRMRDTQCGFKAFTARSTEICFTRQTLDRFSFDVELLCIAQRHGLRIVEMPVRWINSPDTRVRMVRDAFPTMRDLLTIRHNLRKGAYD, from the coding sequence ATGATGGCGGACGCGGCGGAAGTACATACGGGGCAGGGCCGATTGACGGCCGTCCCGCGCCTATCGATTGTCATTCCCGCGTACAACGAAGCGGCGCGCATCGGCGCGACGTTGATCGACATCCACGCGTATCTCGTCAGGCAATCGCACGCGTCCGAAATCATCGTCGTAGACGATGGCAGCGCGGATGCCACCGCCGAGATCGTGCGTGCGGGTTTCCCGGCGGTGCAGGTTATCTCGTATCGCGAGAACCGTGGAAAAGGATACGCGGTGCGCACGGGCATGCTCGCGGCGAAGGGTGACATCCGGTTGTTCTTCGACGCGGACGGATCGACTCCGATTGACGAACTAGACAAGGCGATTCCGTTTATTGACGGTGGCGCGGACATAGTGATTGGTTCCCGCATGGTGCAGGGCGCGAACGTCCTCGTGCACCAGCGTTGGGTCCGAGAACACGTTGGGCGTCTCTTTAATGTGTTGCTTCTCGCGTTGGGGCTGACTCGCATGCGCGATACGCAATGCGGGTTCAAGGCGTTCACCGCGCGTTCAACGGAAATCTGTTTTACGCGCCAAACGCTCGATCGGTTCAGCTTTGACGTCGAATTGCTCTGCATCGCGCAGCGCCACGGCCTGCGAATTGTGGAAATGCCCGTGCGTTGGATTAACAGCCCGGACACGCGCGTACGCATGGTGCGCGATGCGTTTCCAACGATGCGGGACTTACTGACGATTCGCCATAACCTGCGCAAAGGAGCGTACGACTGA